A single genomic interval of Syntrophobotulus glycolicus DSM 8271 harbors:
- a CDS encoding manganese efflux pump MntP family protein has product MSGTLWVIAVAVGLGMDAFSFALALGLTGIRKAFVWRMVLTIALFHVFMPWAGFCLGSMAGDLFGIVASVFGAILVVALGLKMIYNVLKGNGDSIQVAGLQSWRLYVLAFSVSLDAWSMGFSLGTMVNDILRAIIIIGLTAGIMTGGGILLGNKLGTGLGSNAQVLGGCILLGIGIKMCFTAIFYIHLG; this is encoded by the coding sequence ATGTCAGGTACTTTATGGGTGATTGCGGTTGCTGTAGGGCTGGGGATGGATGCATTTTCTTTTGCCTTGGCGTTAGGCCTTACAGGAATACGGAAGGCGTTTGTCTGGAGAATGGTGCTGACCATTGCGCTTTTTCATGTTTTTATGCCGTGGGCTGGATTCTGTCTGGGGAGTATGGCAGGAGACCTCTTTGGGATTGTGGCTTCTGTTTTTGGAGCAATTCTCGTTGTGGCACTCGGTCTCAAAATGATCTACAATGTGTTAAAGGGGAACGGAGACTCCATACAGGTGGCCGGTTTACAAAGCTGGAGACTGTATGTCCTCGCTTTTAGTGTAAGTCTTGACGCTTGGAGTATGGGATTTTCTCTGGGTACCATGGTCAACGATATTTTGCGGGCGATCATCATTATTGGCCTGACCGCCGGGATCATGACAGGTGGCGGCATTTTGTTAGGAAATAAACTGGGAACAGGGTTAGGCAGTAATGCTCAGGTTCTCGGCGGGTGCATTCTTCTGGGAATAGGGATCAAAATGTGTTTTACGGCGATTTTCTACATACACTTGGGTTAA
- a CDS encoding L-threonylcarbamoyladenylate synthase produces MKTKRLVLDQKYCGKLNQEQWLSLENELKEAAQLIKAGNLVAFPTETVYGLGADALNPRACAEIFKVKGRPADNPLILHVADLEEARRLTSFWNDKAEICAGAFWPGPLTMVLPKAEFIPDVISGGLKTVAFRMPDHPVALSLIRLSGCPLAAPSANLSGKPSPTDGEHVWQDLQGRIPLMIDAGKCAIGLESTVLDLSEEIPVILRPGGITREQLEEVLGKVEVDPFLTEMNTENIVPKAPGMKYRHYAPEGEVHLLSGDGSEVLQEIREGLAEYAATPKKALLCLRETEEMLQDEEKKKLELIFVMGARTNPGKAARRLYEGLRLCDRQNMEMIFVEGMPAEGIGLAFMNRLRKAAGKRFLTGKK; encoded by the coding sequence ATGAAAACAAAAAGATTGGTTTTAGATCAAAAATATTGTGGAAAATTGAATCAGGAGCAATGGCTGAGTTTAGAGAATGAGCTTAAAGAAGCTGCTCAATTAATTAAAGCGGGCAATCTGGTGGCCTTCCCAACGGAAACAGTTTATGGCTTGGGAGCGGATGCTTTAAATCCCAGGGCTTGTGCCGAAATTTTCAAGGTCAAAGGGAGACCGGCGGATAACCCGCTCATTCTTCATGTCGCGGATTTAGAGGAGGCCCGGAGGCTGACAAGTTTTTGGAACGATAAGGCGGAGATCTGTGCCGGGGCGTTTTGGCCGGGACCACTTACTATGGTGCTTCCCAAGGCAGAGTTCATCCCTGATGTGATAAGCGGTGGCTTAAAGACTGTTGCCTTTCGGATGCCTGATCATCCTGTCGCGCTCAGTCTGATTAGACTTTCCGGGTGCCCGCTTGCGGCGCCCAGTGCAAACTTGTCAGGAAAACCGAGTCCCACGGATGGAGAACATGTCTGGCAGGATTTGCAGGGCCGGATCCCTCTGATGATCGATGCCGGCAAATGTGCAATCGGTCTGGAATCAACGGTTTTGGATCTTTCCGAAGAAATCCCCGTAATCTTAAGGCCAGGCGGGATTACCAGGGAGCAGCTTGAGGAAGTGTTGGGCAAAGTAGAGGTTGATCCATTTTTAACCGAAATGAATACAGAAAATATTGTGCCCAAAGCGCCCGGAATGAAATACCGGCACTATGCCCCGGAGGGAGAAGTGCATCTTTTGTCCGGGGACGGCAGTGAAGTTTTACAGGAGATCCGGGAAGGCCTGGCTGAATACGCGGCAACACCCAAAAAGGCGCTGCTTTGTCTGCGGGAAACAGAGGAAATGCTTCAGGACGAAGAAAAGAAGAAGCTGGAACTGATTTTTGTCATGGGCGCCAGAACAAACCCGGGTAAGGCTGCCCGCAGGCTGTATGAGGGGTTAAGACTCTGTGACCGGCAAAATATGGAGATGATTTTCGTTGAAGGGATGCCTGCGGAAGGGATCGGACTTGCGTTTATGAACAGATTGCGTAAGGCGGCAGGCAAAAGGTTCTTAACCGGGAAAAAATAA
- the prmC gene encoding peptide chain release factor N(5)-glutamine methyltransferase has protein sequence MDTRIEKTTIIDHLREGALYLAERGVDDPRTEADLLLAHSLRISRDRLYLEREGTLTSIQADRFMELLEQRGKREPLAYLVKTREFMGLDFYVDRRVLIPRPETEMLIEKLIELAEKRAGKDKEYSLLDLGTGSGVMAIAAARYIAGVKITAVDISEDALTVARQNAVKHGVEIDFRQGDLFTPVANQKFDWILTNPPYVSLPEMEDCSPEVLREPHLALCGGEDGLEIYRRLAAQAGDFLHPGGKLLAEIGSAQAPAVCKLFAEKGYSTKVFNDLAGLNRMILVEG, from the coding sequence ATGGACACAAGAATAGAGAAAACAACAATCATTGACCATCTGAGAGAGGGTGCTCTTTATCTGGCCGAAAGAGGGGTGGATGATCCCCGTACCGAGGCTGATCTTTTACTCGCTCATTCTCTGAGGATATCAAGGGACCGGTTATATCTGGAAAGGGAGGGCACCCTGACCTCCATCCAGGCCGACAGATTTATGGAGCTTTTGGAGCAACGGGGAAAAAGAGAACCTTTGGCCTATCTTGTCAAGACCCGTGAATTCATGGGTCTTGATTTCTATGTAGACCGGAGGGTCCTGATTCCGAGGCCTGAGACAGAAATGCTGATCGAAAAACTAATTGAACTTGCAGAGAAAAGAGCTGGTAAGGACAAGGAATATTCTCTTCTTGACCTGGGGACAGGAAGCGGTGTGATGGCAATTGCTGCCGCCCGCTATATTGCGGGTGTCAAGATAACCGCTGTGGATATTTCGGAGGATGCGCTAACAGTAGCCAGGCAAAATGCGGTCAAGCATGGTGTTGAAATCGATTTTAGACAGGGTGATTTGTTTACTCCCGTTGCCAACCAAAAGTTTGATTGGATTTTGACTAATCCCCCATATGTGTCGCTGCCGGAAATGGAGGATTGTTCACCGGAGGTATTACGAGAACCTCATCTGGCGCTCTGCGGGGGAGAGGATGGGCTGGAAATCTATCGCAGGCTGGCCGCGCAAGCGGGCGATTTCCTCCATCCAGGAGGGAAGCTTCTTGCCGAGATCGGTTCCGCTCAGGCGCCTGCAGTTTGCAAATTGTTTGCGGAGAAAGGATATTCAACAAAGGTTTTCAATGATCTGGCCGGTTTAAACAGGATGATCCTTGTGGAAGGTTGA
- the prfA gene encoding peptide chain release factor 1, whose amino-acid sequence MFARLEEIEKKYDEITELLSNPEIFSDQAAYQKNAKAQAAIAEIVEGFREYKEIFRQLKDAQALLEEELDSEMREFAQSEIDELQNRKEEYEEKLKILLLPKDPNDEKNVIMEIRAGAGGEEAALFAGDLYKMYSRYAEEQGWKTEMLSASYTDIGGFKEIIFMVEGRGAYSMLKYESGVHRVQRIPSTESGGRIHTSTATVAVLPEAEDVDIEINPNEIRIDIFCSSGPGGQSVNTTQSAVRVTHIPTGIVVSCQDEKSQHKNKDKALKVLRARLLEKAQQEAMGEIAQERKSQVGTGDRSERIRTYNFPQGRVSDHRIGLTLHKLENILLGDIQEIIDALIAKDQEERLKSAVR is encoded by the coding sequence ATGTTTGCACGGCTGGAAGAAATAGAGAAAAAGTATGACGAAATAACCGAATTGCTCAGTAATCCGGAAATTTTCAGCGATCAAGCAGCTTACCAAAAAAATGCCAAGGCTCAGGCCGCAATAGCTGAAATTGTAGAAGGATTTCGGGAATATAAGGAAATATTCAGACAGCTGAAGGATGCCCAGGCTTTGCTTGAGGAAGAATTGGATTCTGAAATGAGGGAATTTGCACAGAGTGAGATCGACGAATTGCAAAATAGAAAAGAAGAGTATGAAGAAAAACTGAAGATACTGTTGTTGCCCAAGGACCCTAATGATGAAAAAAACGTTATTATGGAAATCAGAGCGGGAGCCGGAGGGGAAGAAGCTGCGCTTTTTGCCGGGGATCTCTATAAAATGTATTCCCGGTATGCCGAAGAACAGGGCTGGAAAACGGAAATGCTCAGCGCCAGTTATACGGATATCGGTGGGTTTAAAGAAATTATCTTTATGGTTGAGGGACGGGGAGCTTACAGTATGCTGAAGTATGAGAGCGGGGTACATCGTGTCCAGCGTATTCCGAGTACGGAATCCGGAGGACGCATTCATACGTCTACGGCTACTGTAGCTGTACTTCCGGAAGCAGAAGATGTGGATATTGAAATCAACCCTAATGAGATCAGGATAGATATTTTTTGTTCCAGCGGTCCCGGCGGACAATCGGTGAATACCACTCAGTCCGCAGTGAGAGTGACCCATATTCCGACGGGTATTGTAGTTTCCTGTCAGGATGAAAAATCCCAGCATAAGAACAAAGATAAGGCTCTCAAGGTTTTACGGGCCAGACTTTTGGAAAAGGCTCAGCAGGAGGCCATGGGGGAAATTGCCCAGGAGCGGAAAAGTCAAGTGGGAACCGGGGACCGCAGTGAGAGAATCCGAACTTATAATTTTCCGCAGGGCCGGGTATCTGATCATAGAATCGGCTTGACTTTGCATAAATTGGAGAACATTTTGTTGGGGGATATTCAAGAGATTATCGATGCTCTGATCGCTAAGGACCAGGAAGAAAGGCTGAAGTCAGCGGTAAGATAA
- a CDS encoding DUF1385 domain-containing protein, translating into MKKPVQYGGQALIEGVMMRGSKEMSIALRLPSGEIEVTKEKLSSWPQKKFFKLPVIRGFVALIDSLITGMKAMMFSANRAIGEEEGEELSFWETFLTVAVALFAGIVLFVGVPTLSADMLREHVSGTVLQNLLEGLIRLALLVAYILLISRLKDIQRVFQYHGAEHKTIFLYEAGEELTVENARKHSTLHPRCGTSFLLIVVVVSIIIFAFLGLEPLWWRIVSRIVLMPVVAGVSYEILKFTGRHADSFGVRILITPGLLLQKLTTREPEDDQVEVAIAALKGVIETGQTLN; encoded by the coding sequence ATGAAAAAACCGGTTCAGTATGGCGGTCAGGCCTTAATCGAAGGGGTTATGATGCGTGGGTCAAAAGAAATGTCCATAGCTCTCCGCCTGCCGAGTGGTGAAATAGAAGTGACAAAAGAAAAACTCAGTTCCTGGCCGCAAAAGAAGTTTTTTAAATTGCCGGTAATCAGAGGATTCGTAGCGTTAATTGATTCATTGATCACAGGAATGAAGGCGATGATGTTTTCAGCCAACAGGGCAATCGGGGAAGAAGAGGGGGAGGAGCTTTCCTTCTGGGAAACCTTTTTAACGGTGGCGGTTGCTTTATTTGCCGGAATAGTGCTGTTTGTAGGGGTTCCTACACTTTCGGCCGATATGCTTCGAGAGCATGTCAGCGGCACGGTTCTTCAGAACCTGCTTGAAGGCTTGATCCGGCTGGCCTTATTAGTAGCGTATATTCTGTTAATATCCAGGCTCAAGGATATTCAGCGGGTCTTTCAATATCACGGTGCGGAACACAAAACGATTTTCTTATATGAGGCCGGGGAAGAATTAACGGTAGAAAACGCCAGAAAGCATTCTACGCTTCATCCGCGGTGCGGAACGAGTTTTCTGCTCATTGTGGTTGTTGTCAGCATCATTATATTTGCTTTTCTCGGACTTGAGCCATTATGGTGGCGAATTGTATCACGTATCGTCTTGATGCCTGTAGTAGCCGGAGTATCTTATGAAATTCTCAAGTTTACAGGCCGGCATGCTGATTCTTTTGGTGTCCGCATACTGATCACACCCGGGCTGCTGCTGCAGAAGCTGACAACCAGAGAGCCGGAGGATGACCAGGTAGAAGTGGCAATTGCCGCCCTGAAGGGTGTTATAGAAACCGGACAGACATTAAACTAG
- the rpmE gene encoding 50S ribosomal protein L31, with the protein MREKIHPNYEQTTIVCACGNVIDTGSTKKDIKVEICSKCHPFFTGVQRFVDAGGRVDRFKKKYGMQ; encoded by the coding sequence GTGAGGGAAAAAATACATCCAAATTATGAGCAGACCACAATAGTATGTGCCTGTGGCAATGTTATTGATACAGGAAGCACCAAAAAGGATATAAAAGTTGAAATTTGTTCCAAGTGCCATCCGTTTTTTACAGGTGTACAAAGATTTGTTGATGCCGGCGGGCGTGTGGATCGCTTTAAAAAGAAATACGGAATGCAATAA
- the glpX gene encoding class II fructose-bisphosphatase, whose product MERELTMEFARVTEAAALASARWVGRGDKEAADDAAVEAMRSLFDTIHMDGTVVIGEGEMDEAPMLYIGEKLGNGEQPELDIAVDPLEGTNLVAKGLPGAIAVMAITERYGLLHAPDMYMDKIAVGPQAAGCINLDAPVEENLNNVAKALKKQLRDLTVVILDRPRHYELISRVRASGCRIRLISDGDVAPAVACGIEGSGIDLMMGIGGGPEGVLAAAALRCIGGEMQGRLWPENEEDIKRAQALGIKNINKLLQLDDLVNTDDIFFAATGITEGPLLRGVTFNTDGATTHTLVMRGKTGTVRFIEAKHLFAKKPKYAIKGVF is encoded by the coding sequence TTGGAACGTGAGCTTACCATGGAATTTGCCCGTGTTACTGAAGCGGCGGCACTTGCCTCGGCCCGCTGGGTGGGCAGAGGAGACAAGGAGGCGGCTGATGATGCGGCGGTCGAAGCCATGAGATCTCTATTTGACACCATTCATATGGACGGTACGGTTGTCATTGGTGAAGGAGAAATGGATGAGGCGCCGATGCTTTACATCGGGGAAAAGCTGGGTAACGGGGAACAGCCTGAGCTTGATATTGCGGTTGATCCATTAGAAGGAACGAATCTTGTGGCTAAAGGATTGCCTGGTGCTATTGCGGTGATGGCCATTACGGAGAGATATGGCCTTTTGCACGCTCCGGATATGTATATGGACAAGATTGCTGTAGGCCCGCAGGCAGCAGGCTGTATTAATCTTGACGCCCCGGTTGAGGAAAATTTGAATAATGTCGCCAAGGCTTTAAAGAAGCAGCTTCGAGATCTGACAGTGGTGATTCTGGACCGGCCGCGTCATTATGAGCTGATTTCCAGAGTGAGAGCCAGCGGTTGCCGGATCAGGCTGATATCGGACGGTGATGTCGCCCCGGCAGTTGCCTGTGGTATCGAAGGAAGCGGGATTGATCTGATGATGGGTATTGGAGGGGGGCCTGAAGGAGTTCTGGCTGCCGCCGCCTTACGTTGTATCGGTGGGGAAATGCAGGGGAGGCTCTGGCCTGAGAATGAAGAGGATATCAAACGCGCGCAGGCACTGGGTATTAAAAATATCAATAAACTGCTGCAGCTGGATGATCTGGTAAACACCGACGATATCTTTTTTGCCGCTACGGGAATTACAGAAGGTCCTCTGCTTAGGGGAGTTACCTTTAATACTGACGGAGCCACAACTCATACTTTAGTTATGCGTGGCAAGACAGGTACGGTGCGTTTTATTGAAGCAAAGCACCTTTTTGCCAAAAAGCCGAAGTATGCGATTAAGGGAGTTTTTTAA
- the fsa gene encoding fructose-6-phosphate aldolase, which translates to MRFFLDSANLNEIEKAWNMGVIAGVTTNPSLVAKEEGDFFEMIRRIAAIVDGPISAEVIALDGEGMIAEGRELAAIHPNIVVKIPMTHEGLRAVKTLNSEKIKTNVTLVFTPTQALLAARAGASYVSPFLGRLDDIGEDGISLLNDICRIYELYDLDCRVIAASIRSPLHVLESARVGADVATVPYAVLLRLFEHPLTSAGIEKFLADWQKR; encoded by the coding sequence ATGCGTTTTTTTCTTGATTCAGCAAATCTTAATGAGATAGAAAAGGCCTGGAATATGGGAGTAATAGCAGGCGTGACCACAAATCCCAGCCTCGTCGCCAAAGAAGAGGGTGATTTTTTTGAGATGATCCGTAGGATTGCGGCTATTGTTGACGGGCCGATCAGCGCGGAAGTCATCGCTTTGGATGGTGAGGGAATGATTGCCGAAGGCAGGGAGCTGGCGGCTATTCATCCCAATATTGTCGTGAAGATTCCAATGACACATGAAGGACTCAGGGCGGTAAAGACACTCAATTCCGAGAAGATTAAGACAAATGTCACTCTGGTTTTTACACCAACTCAGGCCTTGCTGGCTGCCAGGGCGGGAGCATCTTATGTCAGTCCGTTTCTGGGCAGGCTGGATGATATTGGAGAAGACGGGATCAGCTTACTGAATGACATTTGCCGGATCTATGAGTTGTATGATCTCGATTGCCGGGTTATTGCCGCCAGCATACGGAGCCCGCTGCATGTATTGGAATCGGCAAGAGTAGGTGCTGATGTGGCAACTGTCCCTTATGCGGTACTGCTCAGACTCTTTGAACATCCTCTTACTTCAGCCGGAATAGAAAAATTCCTTGCTGATTGGCAGAAAAGGTGA
- a CDS encoding class II fructose-1,6-bisphosphate aldolase, producing the protein MSFVPVKDLLQKAQQGKYAVGAFNCNNMEIVQAIVTAAEAEKSPVIIQASQGAIKYAGIHYIAGLTKIAAKSVSVPVALHLDHGTSFDQCMLCIRHGFSSVMIDGSKHPLAENIALVKKVLEVARPLGVSVEGELGKIGGTEDDISVSEKDAFFTDPVEAKTFCDETGVDALAVAIGTAHGQYKGIPKLDFDRLREIVKLVSTPIVLHGSSGVPDDAVRQAISLGVCKVNIDTNIREAFVYAAGKAIQDNPKEIDPRKILTPAREAAIETIREKIRVFGSSGKA; encoded by the coding sequence ATGAGTTTTGTTCCAGTAAAAGATCTTCTTCAGAAAGCGCAGCAAGGCAAATATGCGGTCGGAGCCTTTAACTGCAATAACATGGAAATTGTTCAGGCCATTGTTACTGCGGCCGAAGCGGAAAAATCGCCGGTTATTATCCAGGCCAGTCAGGGAGCGATCAAATATGCGGGGATTCATTATATAGCTGGGCTGACAAAAATTGCTGCGAAAAGTGTCAGTGTTCCGGTCGCCCTTCATTTAGATCACGGCACAAGTTTCGATCAGTGTATGCTGTGTATCCGTCATGGGTTTAGTTCGGTTATGATTGACGGCTCCAAACATCCTTTGGCAGAGAATATCGCCCTTGTCAAAAAAGTGCTTGAGGTAGCCCGGCCCCTTGGGGTCTCGGTTGAAGGAGAACTTGGAAAAATCGGCGGTACTGAAGATGATATCAGTGTTTCGGAAAAGGATGCTTTTTTTACCGATCCTGTGGAAGCGAAAACGTTTTGTGATGAAACAGGGGTAGACGCTTTGGCGGTGGCGATAGGAACGGCACATGGACAATATAAGGGTATTCCAAAACTGGATTTTGACCGTTTGCGGGAGATTGTCAAATTGGTTTCTACACCGATTGTTCTGCACGGATCATCAGGAGTACCGGATGATGCCGTTCGCCAGGCGATTTCCCTGGGTGTTTGCAAAGTAAATATTGATACGAACATCAGAGAAGCTTTTGTCTATGCGGCCGGCAAGGCTATTCAGGATAATCCTAAAGAGATTGATCCGCGCAAGATCTTGACACCGGCCCGGGAGGCGGCGATTGAGACGATCAGAGAAAAAATAAGAGTATTTGGCAGCAGCGGTAAGGCATAA